A DNA window from Candidatus Fusobacterium pullicola contains the following coding sequences:
- a CDS encoding transketolase: MRDIKNLELKATNIRKSIVKMICEAKSGHPGGSLSAADILTALYFSEMNIDPANPKMENRDRFVLSKGHAAPALYATLAERGYFNKEGLMTLRQYGSIFQGHPDMKKVPGVEISTGSLGQGLSVANGMALNARISGLSYRTYIILGDGELQEGQVWEAAMTAAHYKLDNVCAFLDFNNLQIDGNVDKVMGVEPVDAKWEAFGWNVIKIDGHNFEEILNALDEAKKVKGKPTIIIAKTVKGKGVSFMENVCGFHGVAPTKEETEKALAELGGNN; this comes from the coding sequence ATGAGAGATATTAAAAATCTAGAATTAAAAGCAACAAATATAAGAAAATCTATTGTAAAAATGATTTGTGAAGCTAAATCAGGACATCCAGGAGGATCATTATCTGCTGCAGATATTTTAACAGCTCTATATTTTTCTGAAATGAACATAGATCCAGCTAATCCTAAAATGGAAAATAGAGATAGATTTGTTCTTTCTAAGGGGCATGCAGCTCCTGCTCTTTATGCTACTTTAGCTGAAAGAGGATATTTTAATAAAGAGGGATTAATGACTCTTAGACAATACGGGTCTATATTCCAAGGTCACCCAGATATGAAAAAAGTTCCAGGTGTTGAAATTTCAACAGGTTCATTAGGACAAGGATTATCAGTTGCTAATGGAATGGCATTAAATGCTAGAATTTCTGGACTTTCATATAGAACTTACATAATCCTAGGAGATGGAGAATTACAAGAGGGACAAGTTTGGGAAGCTGCTATGACTGCTGCTCACTACAAGCTTGATAACGTATGTGCTTTCTTAGACTTTAATAATCTTCAAATAGATGGAAATGTAGATAAAGTTATGGGTGTAGAACCTGTAGATGCTAAATGGGAAGCATTTGGTTGGAATGTAATAAAAATTGATGGACACAACTTTGAAGAGATATTAAATGCTTTAGATGAAGCTAAAAAAGTAAAAGGAAAACCAACTATTATCATTGCTAAAACTGTAAAAGGTAAAGGAGTATCATTTATGGAAAATGTATGTGGATTCCATGGGGTAGCTCCAACAAAAGAGGAAACTGAAAAAGCATTAGCAGAATTAGGAGGGAACAATTAA
- a CDS encoding transketolase family protein, which yields MSKKSTRQAYGEALVELGQINKDVVVLDADLTKSTKTNLFQEKFPERHFNVGIAEADLIGTAAGLATCGKVAFASTFAMFAAGRGFEQIRNTVAYPKLNVKIAPTHAGISVGEDGGSHQSVEDIALMRSIPGMVVLSPADAVETKKMVFAAAEYNGPVYIRMGRLDVDTIFDEATYDFQIGIANTLRDGKDVTIAATGLMTAEALKAADILAQEGISVRVINVGTIKPLDGETILKAAQETKFIITAEEHSVIGGLGSAVSEFLSEVHPTKVKKLGIYDKFGQSGKANELLEKYELTAAKLVAMVKENM from the coding sequence ATGAGTAAGAAATCTACAAGACAAGCTTATGGAGAGGCATTAGTAGAGTTAGGACAAATAAATAAAGATGTAGTAGTGTTAGATGCTGACCTTACAAAATCAACAAAAACAAATCTATTCCAAGAAAAATTTCCAGAAAGACACTTTAACGTAGGAATAGCTGAAGCTGACTTAATAGGAACAGCAGCAGGATTAGCAACATGTGGAAAGGTAGCTTTTGCATCTACATTCGCAATGTTTGCAGCAGGAAGAGGATTTGAGCAAATAAGAAATACAGTAGCTTATCCAAAATTAAATGTAAAGATAGCTCCAACTCATGCAGGAATATCAGTAGGAGAAGATGGAGGATCTCACCAATCAGTAGAGGATATAGCATTAATGAGATCAATACCAGGAATGGTAGTATTATCACCAGCAGATGCAGTAGAAACTAAGAAAATGGTATTTGCAGCAGCAGAATACAATGGACCAGTATATATAAGAATGGGAAGATTAGATGTAGATACAATATTTGATGAGGCTACATATGATTTCCAAATAGGAATAGCAAATACATTAAGAGATGGAAAAGATGTAACAATAGCAGCAACAGGATTAATGACAGCTGAAGCATTAAAGGCGGCAGATATATTAGCTCAAGAGGGAATATCTGTAAGAGTAATCAACGTAGGAACAATCAAACCACTAGATGGAGAAACAATATTAAAGGCAGCTCAAGAGACAAAATTCATAATAACAGCTGAAGAGCACTCAGTAATAGGAGGATTAGGATCAGCAGTATCAGAATTTTTATCAGAAGTACATCCAACAAAAGTAAAGAAATTAGGAATTTATGATAAGTTTGGACAAAGTGGAAAAGCAAATGAGCTTTTAGAGAAATATGAATTAACAGCAGCTAAATTAGTGGCAATGGTTAAGGAAAATATGTAG